The Saccharomycodes ludwigii strain NBRC 1722 chromosome II, whole genome shotgun sequence genome window below encodes:
- a CDS encoding uncharacterized protein (similar to Saccharomyces cerevisiae YLL032C | protein of unknown function) — translation MTQSANIISSSVQVFIKPNQEHVLFDNVEWKPINPIYGILKHNNKTDVATGVVSEPLNILCCEPILNNSNNNELYEYRIVTDDVDFLQKKCLELKIATTLNSAETYLSIVECCNEHNVSCFISSKRYYYHEPIGINTSCNKNIANGSSNADIINQQHGNQNFYIYVFGNQLNVISVESSLRTLIDMKEGKFVKYLKIPSYHYIPLIGGIGFQDFKTLSSIYNVNIYLPTLLPVLNNNNNNIQSLGDTIFITGDLHGNVLLAVKNIKEIIQSCTLYSTVLQNILIKDVYLSPMKLKYIAEFYKDDIIKLMVEYSSFIEIDYASNSVIFYASDYKLLKLAAREFARLFLMDIYEFEISGISKWKDMLPFYKNIDQYNMFGQYVIQNDSDNFKVSVIGEDVVPFIKGISRDYNLAVENNLKFTIYIELLPEFREFISGKKNGKFIKIMDTFKINLKTVENTKSSNGKNTKDQPIIETIFVALESDNLNEAVSGLDLLLQEVPAEESFYIPEAYHRSIIGTGGSLIQSVMKKHNVFIQFYNTFNYPQNSFNFVRFNNVIIRCPSKNKHTIRKAKEELLELASRCSGYRDDNNDNDNDNDVKNTIKISKNQYNMMTIYSPRENRIQNKIGEFEEELCIFINFPSQLILEDEESVVITIKHNNSLLSDPKQHLNTKTSLNSTNSKHLLYNDKFSSILPREYRIQTSYQYLLGKYLNEDDDFVNTIKTPILAALNISMEFTGDSIILVYHKEKANEIINVVSLISDFLKNKKNIEIISKTELHI, via the coding sequence GTGGTTTCTGAGCCcctaaatattttatgttGTGAgccaattttaaataacagTAACAACAATGAGTTATACGAATACAGAATTGTCACTGACGATGTagattttttacaaaaaaaatgtctaGAACTAAAAATAGCAACTACCCTAAATAGTGCTGAAACTTACTTAAGTATTGTAGAATGTTGTAACGAACATAATGTTTCATGTTTCATTAGTTCCAAAAGGTACTATTATCATGAGCCAATTGGTATAAACACTagttgtaataaaaatattgccaATGGATCAAGTAACGCTGATATCATAAATCAACAACATGGAAACCagaatttttatatttatgtttTCGGTAATCAGCTAAATGTTATTTCCGTAGAAAGTTCTTTAAGAACATTGATTGATATGAAGGAGGGTAAGTTTGTAAAGTACCTCAAGATTCCATCTTATCACTATATCCCATTGATAGGAGGAATCGGGTTTCAAGACTTTAAAACATTATCGTCGATCTATAATGTTAACATTTATTTGCCTACCCTATTACCAgtattgaataataataataataatatacaatCACTGGGAGATACCATTTTCATTACTGGTGATTTGCATGGTAATGTCTTATTGgctgttaaaaatattaaagaaattattcAATCATGTACATTATACTCAACagttttacaaaatattttgataaaagatgtatatttatcgccaatgaaattaaaatacatAGCCGAATTTTATAaagatgatattattaaattaatgGTTGAATACTCCTCCTTTATTGAAATAGACTACGCATCGAATTCAGTCATATTTTACGCAAGTGAttataaacttttaaaattggcAGCCCGTGAGTTTGCTAGGCTATTTTTGATGGATATTTACGAATTTGAAATTAGCGGTATTTCGAAATGGAAAGATATGCTTCcgttttataaaaatatagatcAATATAACATGTTTGGACAATATGTCATTCAGAACGATTCTGATAATTTCAAGGTATCGGTCATCGGCGAGGACGTGGTTCCATTTATCAAAGGTATTTCAAGGGACTATAATTTGGCCGTGGAAAATAATCTAAAATTTACGATTTATATTGAACTACTACCCGAGTTTAGAGAATTTATTAGTGGGAAGAAAAACGGTaagtttattaaaattatggatacatttaaaattaatttgaaGACAGTGGAGAATACAAAGAGCAGTAATGGCAAAAACACTAAGGACCAGCCTATAATTGAAACTATTTTTGTTGCCTTGGAAAGCGATAATTTAAATGAGGCCGTATCAGGTCTAGATTTACTTTTACAAGAAGTTCCTGCAGAGGAATCGTTTTACATTCCGGAGGCTTATCATAGATCCATAATTGGCACAGGTGGATCGCTAATTCAAAGCGTGATGAAAAAGCACAATGTGTTTATTCAGTTTTATAACACTTTTAATTATCCACAAAActcatttaattttgttagATTTAATAATGTAATTATTAGATGCCcttctaaaaataaacatactATACGGAAAGCCAAAGAAGAATTATTAGAGTTGGCCTCGAGATGTAGTGGGTACAGGGACGACAACAACGACAACGACAACGACAACGACGTTAAAAATACGATCAAAATATCTAAAAACCAATATAATATGATGACCATTTATAGTCCAAGGGAAAATAgaattcaaaataaaataggcGAGTTTGAAGAAGAGTTGtgcatttttattaatttccCCTCTCAATTGATCCTTGAGGACGAAGAGTCTGTAGTAATAACCATTAAACACAATAATAGTTTATTGTCAGATCCCAAACAGCatttaaatacaaaaacaagTCTGAATTCCACCAACAGCAAACATCTATTGTACAATGACAAATTTTCGAGTATACTCCCAAGAGAGTATAGAATCCAAACTTCCTACCAATATCTCTTGGGGAAGTATTtaaatgaagatgatgattttgTAAATACCATTAAAACACCCATTTTAGCAGCACTGAATATAAGTATGGAATTCACCGGGgatagtattattttagtttaccataaagaaaaagcaaACGAAATTATAAATGTAGTAAGCTTGATTAGtgattttttgaaaaataaaaaaaatattgaaataaTCTCCAAAACTGAATTACATATTTAG
- the GUT1 gene encoding glycerol kinase (similar to Saccharomyces cerevisiae YHL032C | GUT1 | Glycerol UTilization), translating to MTVENKIVPLVASIDVGTTSTRVILFNKKGLEIAKHQIEYSTSASLDKASEGRRNSNRDSSPDAPLFSAEGVAIEANQYLEIEDLDNEGRIDPTLRFPKPGWVECNPLNILANVVQCFTACLVSVATVNKEREENGFDPYKVVCIGVANMRETTIVWSKKTGLPVYKYGIVWNDVRTLDLVTERKKNTPEEKQAYFRAKSGVPIFSTYFSCSKLRWLLDNDEKVKEAYESGDLMFGTVDSWLIYHLTKQKTHVTDVSNASRTGFMNLSSLQYDDELLEYWGVDKNKIILPKIVSSSEYYGDFSVPTNTKSRLTAYAWDLLKEFVSREPAVPIQGCLGDQSASLVGQMAFKPGSAKCTYGTGCFMLYNTGPKKLLSKHGALTTLGYWFPHLDEKEHAEPHFALEGSVAVAGSVVQWLRDNLRLVSRAEDVGPLAVRVPNTGGVVFVPAFSGLFAPYWDPSARGTILGLSQYTTASHIARAALEGVCFQARAILKAMSSDARHEGKKDKHFKNEVKDNTYEQSILSSLSVDGGMSKSDEVMQIQANILGPCVKVKRSKIAESTAFGAAIAAAMAYENPSDRPLWKNFKDIKENVLYGGRPKEDAFKDPATAQKIFLSNSTTEDRRQGWTRWEAAIQRAEGWMTDSTYKSEATNDYDDSL from the coding sequence ATGACTGTTGAAAATAAGATCGTACCATTAGTAGCATCCATTGATGTTGGTACTACTTCTACTcgtgttattttatttaacaaaaaagggTTGGAAATTGCAAAGCATCAAATTGAATACTCGACTTCTGCCTCCTTGGATAAAGCATCTGAAGGTAGAAGAAACAGCAATCGTGACTCTAGTCCAGATGCTCCTCTTTTCTCCGCAGAAGGTGTTGCTATTGAAGCTAACCAATATTTGGAAATTGAGGATTTAGATAATGAAGGTAGAATTGACCCAACTTTACGTTTTCCTAAACCAGGTTGGGTTGAGTGTAATCCATTGAATATTCTAGCTAATGTTGTTCAATGTTTTACTGCTTGTTTAGTTTCTGTTGCTACTGTTAACAAAGAGCGTGAGGAAAATGGGTTTGATCCATACAAAGTTGTGTGTATTGGTGTTGCCAACATGAGAGAAACTACTATTGTTTGGTCTAAGAAGACTGGTTTGCCTGTTTATAAGTATGGTATTGTTTGGAATGATGTGCGTACTTTAGATTTAGTGActgaaagaaagaaaaatacacCAGAAGAAAAACAAGCATACTTCAGGGCTAAAAGTGGTgttccaattttttccaCCTATTTTTCCTGTTCCAAGTTGAGATGGTTGTTAGATAACGATGAAAAAGTCAAGGAAGCTTACGAGTCTGGTGATTTAATGTTTGGTACTGTTGACAGTTGGTTGATCTATCATTTGACCAAGCAAAAAACTCACGTAACTGATGTTTCGAATGCTTCTAGAACCGGTTTTATGAACTTAAGTTCTTTACAGTACGATGACGAGTTGTTGGAATATTGGGgtgttgataaaaataagattaTTTTACCAAAAATTGTTTCATCTTCTGAATATTATGGTGATTTTTCTGTTCCAACCAACACCAAAAGCAGATTGACAGCCTATGCCTGGGATTTATTAAAGGAATTTGTTTCCAGAGAACCAGCTGTTCCAATTCAAGGTTGTTTAGGTGATCAAAGTGCCTCTTTAGTTGGACAAATGGCCTTCAAACCAGGTTCCGCTAAATGTACTTATGGTACTGGTTGTTTTATGTTGTACAACACTGGTCCTAAAAAGTTGCTTTCTAAACATGGTGCATTAACTACTTTAGGCTACTGGTTCCCTCATTTGGATGAAAAGGAGCACGCTGAACCACATTTTGCTTTGGAAGGTTCCGTTGCTGTTGCCGGTAGTGTTGTCCAGTGGTTAAGAGACAATTTAAGATTGGTTTCTAGAGCTGAGGATGTTGGTCCGCTAGCTGTTAGGGTTCCTAACACTGGAGGTGTTGTCTTTGTTCCTGCTTTCAGTGGGTTGTTTGCCCCATATTGGGATCCATCTGCAAGAGGTACCATTTTGGGGTTGTCTCAATATACCACTGCTTCTCATATTGCAAGAGCTGCTTTGGAAGGTGTCTGTTTCCAAGCAAGAGCAATTTTGAAAGCCATGTCCAGCGATGCCAGACACGAAggtaaaaaagataaacaTTTCAAGAACGAAGTGAAAGATAATACTTATGAACAAAGTATCTTGTCTTCTTTGTCTGTTGATGGTGGTATGTCCAAGTCTGATGAAGTTATGCAAATCCAGGCAAATATTCTAGGTCCTTGCGTTAAAGTTAAGAGATCTAAGATTGCTGAAAGTACTGCCTTTGGTGCTGCCATTGCTGCTGCAATGGCTTATGAAAATCCAAGTGATCGTCCATTGTGGAAAAATTTCAAGGATATTAAGGAAAATGTTTTGTACGGTGGTCGTCCTAAAGAAGACGCTTTCAAGGACCCAGCAACCgctcaaaaaattttcttgaGTAATTCGACCACTGAAGATAGAAGACAAGGCTGGACAAGATGGGAAGCTGCAATTCAGAGAGCTGAAGGCTGGATGACCGATTCCACCTATAAATCAGAAGCAACTAACGACTATGATGACAGTTTATAA
- a CDS encoding MFS transporter (similar to Saccharomyces cerevisiae YLL028W | TPO1 | Transporter of POlyamines) yields the protein MDSPKEDTSIEKMSTSSYSSATAENNVMNTANNLGSTINNSGEEEKHPAAKNKSSGNNIGNEHVGSSSSSSFVDSEINAFGSQDLENAKTQEQEAQQDGTDLEQEETRLKLVKTFTSAQSETETGVNKQLSRILTGTDKDPEVLEVDYTGLPQMGGGRPYPPALPDRSPWEVTFDGPDDPLHPFNWPVRKKVWLSILLCLDCIAITMGSSIFANAVIPISEIYHVNEVVGILGITLYVLGFAIAPVAYAPLSELYGRQGVLIIASFGFSVFQFAVATGENLQTILICRFFSGALGAAPLAVVPAAMSDMFDNTQRGTAVALFSLGVFVGPILAPVYGSYMVQHTTWRWLEYVTGIFGSAIFVAVALFYEETHHPVILCRKASMMRKKSGNWGIFAAHENAELSINDIVSKTMTRPVKMLLSEPILFLISVYNSFVYGILYLLLEAYPIVFVEGYGFLKNGELPYIALIIGMLFAALYIIYMERDYIRKVKANSGKPVPEARLLPMMFAGIVFPIGILWFCWTGNYHHKIHFMCPTVAGSFIGFGLMGIFLPSFNYIIDSYLFLAASAIAGNTFMRSCFGAAFPLFAGFMFRNMGTNWAGLLLGLFAAALAPVPFLFYRYGKKLRQKSKYAFVL from the coding sequence ATGGATAGTCCTAAAGAAGACACAAGTATTGAGAAAATGTCAACATCTTCTTACTCCTCTGCCACTGCAGAAAATAATGTCATGAATACTGCCAATAATCTTGGCAGTACTATAAACAATAGTGGAGAGGAAGAAAAGCACCCTGCTGCGAAGAACAAAAGCTCTGGCAACAATATTGGTAATGAGCATGTCggatcttcttcttcatcttcttttGTAGATTCTGAAATAAATGCATTCGGTAGTCAAGACTTGGAAAACGCCAAGACCCAGGAACAAGAAGCACAACAAGATGGAACTGACCTGGAACAGGAGGAAACTCGTTTAAAATTGGTCAAAACTTTCACGTCTGCCCAAAGTGAAACTGAAACCGGTGTCAATAAACAATTGAGTAGAATATTGACTGGTACAGACAAAGATCCAGAAGTTCTGGAGGTAGATTATACTGGGTTGCCCCAAATGGGTGGCGGCAGACCATATCCACCTGCCCTACCTGACAGAAGTCCATGGGAAGTTACATTCGATGGTCCCGATGATCCATTGCATCCCTTTAACTGGCCTGTGAGGAAGAAAGTTTGGTTAAGTATTTTACTATGTTTGGATTGTATTGCCATTACCATGGGTTCTTCTATTTTTGCTAACGCAGTTATTCCCATATCAGAGATTTATCATGTCAATGAAGTTGTTGGTATCTTAGGTATTACCTTGTATGTTTTAGGTTTTGCTATCGCGCCAGTTGCCTATGCTCCCTTATCGGAATTGTACGGAAGACAAGGTGTTTTAATTATTGCATCCTTTGGTTTCAGTGTTTTCCAATTTGCTGTGGCCACTGGTGAAAATCTTCAAACTATTTTGATTTGTAGGTTTTTCTCCGGTGCTCTAGGTGCAGCACCATTGGCCGTCGTTCCTGCTGCTATGAGTGATATGTTTGACAATACCCAGAGAGGTACAGCAGTCGCATTGTTTTCCTTAGGTGTTTTTGTGGGTCCCATTCTAGCACCAGTTTATGGTTCATATATGGTTCAGCACACCACTTGGAGATGGTTGGAATATGTTACTGGTATTTTTGGCTCAGCAATTTTCGTTGCAGTTGCTCTGTTTTATGAAGAAACTCACCACCCAGTTATTTTGTGTAGAAAAGCATCCATGATGAGAAAGAAATCTGGGAACTGGGGGATCTTTGCTGCCCATGAAAATGCAGAGTTATCAATCAATGATATTGTTAGTAAAACCATGACTAGACCTGttaaaatgttattaaGTGAAccaattctatttttaatctCCGTTTACaattcttttgtttatgGTATTTTGTACTTGTTATTAGAAGCTTATCCAATTGTATTTGTGGAAGGTTATGGtttcttaaaaaatggTGAGTTGCCATATATTGCTTTAATTATCGGGATGCTTTTTGCTGCATTATACATTATTTACATGGAACGAGATTATATTAGAAAGGTTAAAGCCAATTCTGGTAAACCTGTACCTGAAGCTAGACTATTACCGATGATGTTTGCTGGCATTGTGTTTCCTATCGGTATCTTGTGGTTCTGTTGGACAGGTAACTATCACCATAAAATTCATTTTATGTGTCCAACAGTTGCCGGTAGTTTTATTGGGTTTGGTTTGATGGGGATCTTTTTACCATCGTTTAACTACATTATTGATTcctatttatttttagctGCCTCTGCCATTGCTGGGAATACATTTATGAGATCTTGTTTTGGGGCTGCATTCCCCTTGTTTGCTGGGTTTATGTTTAGAAATATGGGGACCAACTGGGCTGGTTTGTTATTAGGGTTGTTTGCAGCCGCTTTAGCTCCAGTTCCGTTCTTATTTTATAGATATGGTAAGAAATTGAGACAAAAATCCAAGTACGCTTTTGTTCTTTGA
- the IRC19 gene encoding Irc19p (similar to Saccharomyces cerevisiae YLL033W | IRC19 | Increased Recombination Centers) → MVIKFVHNKFCFDGVSHKFELPIFVYSSAHNQPLGSTTDPNLGGFSISPHILRIYYRRFIRLKPFISKRKMIKTGYVDYIKFKFKYENYDLKRKYVLPQVKHPTLTPKLFLERLTNSYSFIYKTCVYLDPLRTVKDGEHSMLKDNLYCKRVLKNILTTEFMKNSLIKKSPSEFYPIFRKHFNYLQQDNGITENSTDKKKLQEIKKSLKYTNIAEFDFCLILLNEQLNTML, encoded by the coding sequence ATGGTCATCAAATTTGTTCATAATAAGTTTTGTTTCGATGGGGTATCACATAAATTTGAATTACCTATTTTCGTATATTCGTCAGCCCACAATCAACCATTAGGATCTACAACAGACCCAAATCTTGGTGGTTTTTCTATTTCACCACATATTTTAAGGATATACTATAGAAGATTTATCAGATTAAAACCATTTATCtccaaaagaaaaatgattaAAACCGGCTATGTTGATTATATCaagtttaaatttaaatatgaaaattacgatttgaaaaggaaatatgTTTTGCCACAGGTTAAGCATCCTACATTAACACCAAAATTATTCCTAGAAAGGCTAACGAATTCctattcttttatatataaaacttGTGTATATTTAGATCCTCTACGTACTGTTAAGGATGGGGAACATTCTATGTTGAAAGACAATTTATATTGTAAAagagtattaaaaaatatattaaccACAGAGTTTATGAAGAACAGCTTAATCAAAAAATCCCCCAGTGAATTTTATCCCATTTTTAGGAAACATTTTAACTACTTGCAACAAGATAATGGCATTACTGAAAACAGTACagataaaaagaaattacaggaaataaaaaaatcactAAAATATACTAATATCGCAGAGTTCGATTTTTgcttaattttattaaacgaACAACTAAACACCATGCTATAA
- a CDS encoding low specificity L-threonine aldolase (similar to Saccharomyces cerevisiae YEL046C | GLY1 | GLYcine requiring), producing the protein MPYLTSSNDFRSDTFTTPTKEMFEVVSSSSIGDAVYDEDVDTLQLQQKVAEIFGKEAGLFCVSGTLSNQLALRTHLLQPPSSILCDFRGHIYVHEAGGLATLSQSMVTPVIPCNGKYLTVEDIAKWYIPDDGDIHAAPTRIVSLENTLHGIIYPIDELLKIKQFCVENDLKLHCDGARLWNAVVASKITDPTIYGKIFDSISICLSKSMGAPIGSVLIGDKAFIKKANHFRKQQGGGIRQSGILCKMAMVAIESDWHKNLQYSHDLAHDFAKYCENLGIPLECPCDTNFVFLDLEKCGIDPIFLSTIGEEKYNVRLMGNRVTFHYQISRKSVENLKLAIKEAVEYAKEHPFKGSNANKIYRAIEK; encoded by the coding sequence atGCCATATTTAACTTCCAGCAACGATTTCCGCAGTGATACATTCACCACCCCCACTAAAGAGATGTTTGAAGTTGTGTCAAGCTCCAGTATTGGTGATGCTGTTTATGATGAGGATGTTGATACTTTACAACTACAACAGAAAGTGGCCGAAATTTTTGGTAAAGAAGCTGGTCTGTTCTGTGTTAGCGGTACTTTATCCAATCAGTTAGCCTTAAGAACGCACTTATTACAGCCCCCTAGTAGTATTTTATGTGATTTTAGGGGCCATATTTACGTCCACGAGGCAGGCGGGTTAGCTACTTTGAGCCAAAGTATGGTGACTCCTGTTATTCCATGTAATGGTAAATATTTAACTGTAGAGGATATTGCTAAGTGGTATATACCGGATGATGGAGATATCCATGCTGCTCCAACCAGGATTGTTTCTTTAGAAAACACTTTACATGGGATTATTTATCCCATCgatgaattattaaaaataaaacaattttgtGTGGAAAACGATTTAAAATTACATTGTGATGGTGCTAGATTATGGAATGCAGTAGTGGCCAGTAAAATAACTGATCCCACAATCTATGgcaaaatttttgattcGATTTCTATTTGTCTAAGCAAAAGTATGGGTGCTCCTATTGGCAGTGTTTTAATTGGCGACAAagcttttattaaaaaggCCAATCATTTTAGAAAACAGCAAGGTGGTGGTATTAGACAAAGCGGAATACTGTGTAAAATGGCTATGGTTGCTATTGAATCTGATTGGCACAAAAATTTGCAATATTCTCATGACTTGGCTCACGATTTTGCTAAATACTGTGAAAATCTGGGAATTCCTTTAGAATGTCCTTGTGATActaattttgtatttttagatCTAGAAAAGTGCGGTATTGACcctatttttttgtccaCTATTGgggaagaaaaatataatgttAGGTTGATGGGAAACAGAGTCACGTTCCACTATCAAATTTCTAGAAAATCAGtggaaaatttaaagttaGCTATTAAGGAAGCAGTTGAGTATGCCAAAGAACATCCCTTTAAGGGATCTAACgctaataaaatttatagggcaattgaaaaatga